TCGGCGTCGACGGTCCGGAGGACCTCCCGGAAATGGGGCTCCTCCTTCCAGAAGCTCTCGCGCACCGACTCGAACGCGCCGGACCGGCGGATCGTGTCCGCGTGGTCGAACGTCGGCGTGCTCGACTCCGCGTTGAGGTGCGACCCGTGGGCCGCGATGACCAGCGCTTGCATACCCGCCCGTTGGGCCAGGCGCGGCTTAGGGGTTCGGATGTCCCGCTCGCGGCCGGTTCAGTGGGCCGATACGACGAACGCTGCGGCCGATCATTCCGGGCCGAACGGACACCCCTGCCCCGGATTGTCGAGGAACTCCCGAACCAGCGACTGGTCGAGGTCGTGGTCGCAGGTCCCGCTTACAGCTTTCTTGAACGGACAGTGCTCCGCGCAGTTTGGAATCGTGGTTTCCGGCATGGTGAGTCCGAGTCGGGCGCTCCCCCCGACACGTCCATGAGAACAATCCCCATGGGAATAGCTAAATTGCCACAAAGTTATGGGTGCTTTAATACCCGGTCGAGCCGGGGCGTTTTTACTCGCGCCGGACGCGGGTGGGGTATGTCGCTCGCAGCCGACACCCGCGAGGCCGTCCGCACCCATCCGTTTCTCCACGAGGCGTTGCGGGCGGGCGTCGTCAACTACACCGCCGCCGCGCGCTTTCTCGACCTGGCCGACGAGGAAGCCGTCGTGGCCGCACTCCGCCGCTACGCCGAGGACCTGCCGGACTACGATGCCGCGGGAGCCGACGCCCGGGTGAACATGAAGAGCGGACTCGGAGCGGTCGACGCTGACCAGGAAACCGACGCCATGTTGACGGTCGGCGACACAGCGCTCGTCCCTGATGGTGGAACCCTGACCGGCGTGCTGGCCACCGGGGACGTGGACGCGACGTCGCTGGCACACGTTCTGAATCACCTCCGGGCCGAGGACGTGGCGGTGACGGCCGCCGGCGTCGCCGGTGACGCGCTGCTGGTGGTCGTCGAGCGCCGGGCGGGGGCGGACGCCCTCCGGGCGGTCGAAGCGGCGCTTTCGACCGTCCCGGCGACCGCAGACGGCGAGCGGTGATTTTCCGACGCATTGAAACCGTCCCCCGCGCTCAATTCCGGTAATGACCCTTCGCGTGACGAACACGCTCACCGGCGAGCGCGAGGACTTCGAGCCAC
Above is a genomic segment from Halorientalis sp. LT38 containing:
- a CDS encoding DUF7523 family protein, giving the protein MSLAADTREAVRTHPFLHEALRAGVVNYTAAARFLDLADEEAVVAALRRYAEDLPDYDAAGADARVNMKSGLGAVDADQETDAMLTVGDTALVPDGGTLTGVLATGDVDATSLAHVLNHLRAEDVAVTAAGVAGDALLVVVERRAGADALRAVEAALSTVPATADGER